One window of the Eucalyptus grandis isolate ANBG69807.140 chromosome 8, ASM1654582v1, whole genome shotgun sequence genome contains the following:
- the LOC120286380 gene encoding glutamine--fructose-6-phosphate aminotransferase [isomerizing] 2-like, with protein MESLLLGMVILRALVVKQTLIQHGFTFESDTDTEVIPKLAKYVFDKSNEDSGDTVPFSQVVLEVMRHLEGAYALVFKSRHYPNELIACKRGSPLLLGVKELTEESSKGSLFLDDKYPSQNGNPRELFLSSDANALVEHTRKVLIIEDGEVVHLKDGGVSILKFDGDKGKYGVLFRPASVQRALSVLEMEVEQINKGSCEHYMQKEIHEQPESLTTTMRGRLTEDEAMM; from the exons ATGGAGAGCCTGCTCCTAGGAATGGTCATCCTCAGAGCTCTG GTCGTGAAGCAAACGCTAATTCAACATGGGTTCACATTTGAATCTGATACTGACACTGAAGTGATTCCTAAGCTTGCCAAGTATGTTTTTGATAAATCTAATGAAGATTCAG GTGACACTGTCCCATTTAGTCAAGTTGTTCTGGAAGTCATGAGGCATCTTGAAGGAGCCTATGCCCTTGTTTTTAAGAGCCGGCATTATCCTAATGAATTGATTGCTTGTAAGCGTGGTAGTCCATTGCTTCTCGGTGTCAAA GAATTGACAGAAGAATCAAGCAAAGGATCATTATTTCTTGATGACAAGTACCCTTCGCAGAATGGGAATCCCAGGGAACTGTTCTTATCGAGTGATGCAAATGCTCTGGTTGAGCACACAAGAAAAGTTTTGATTATTGAAGATGGTGAAGTTGTTCATTTGAAG GATGGAGGGGTATCTATCTTAAAgtttgatggtgacaaaggaAAATACGGTGTACTTTTCAGGCCAGCATCTGTACAACGTGCACTTTCTGTTCTCGAGATGGAAGttgaacaaataaataaaggaagTTGCGAACATTATATGcagaaagaaattcatgaacagCCAGAATCCCTAACAACCACAATGAGGGGCAGActtactgaagatgaagctATGATGTAG